In Geopsychrobacter electrodiphilus DSM 16401, a single window of DNA contains:
- a CDS encoding response regulator, giving the protein MTKELMTTQPPTFHLLVVDDNPTNLELMARIVENHLPEVRCFKAANGEEAFSLLAVERIDGAFVDVQMPGISGFEMCRRLKSDHQTAHIPVVLLTAHIATPQSRAEGLDAGAQDFISQPVSNIEMLARIRVMLRLQREHVCLSSQNQQLRQTLKSNVAALRWLTGLVDVGSSATLEPELLENLATRLDGAQEPTPDQFASWLLPELPHGWQSALLKLALLESIPLELARRLTPLGEVEEILDYLWRHNYHVETVAGGYRFDEQLQGYLRAQAKVLLNENEHLEVHHTAAGWYQEKADLWGALRHLLLGQLYQEVELLLSQTGLLLPLTAPQNVAELLELVPEALAARLGWFSLFVGSCKFGNAPGEIDNWFELARARFVAAGDRRGELLALSQQVRQYLFLDGRFAYGKEILPRLEELLAEQQDLDPVNQSMVLYALSLGKCFFSGDLAKGEIYARSCLQVAQRSGQPDLELDGRIACGYLALLQGSCVVAFSEVENAWQLCADGANGSVFFYLMAANLLLHTGDVGGYREQRRQLTERFSRKSLQQGILGAVLYLLDVEAMLFEGDAIAAAEMIRIGWVEGVATQNPHLHSWFLQFRALLHARAGRKEEARLDLKTSRRLREEAGGGVHILTNLLVCAETLLELDELPEAQELLQRALELSRRSGDLLVRPGIHVVFARFYQRQADTARALEQLREFLALLGSRHQNCGFFLTPELFDILPLAVENDVLPEIAQRLSAEYLGRDIHDDGSQVPHLRIFLLGPFLMRVASRQWLEGSSLGATGRHLLGLLIFAPGHQMSIDTLSGKIWPESSPSRARQNFDSTMLRMRKFLDDTWGSGSARCYLVVERGILFLRHLDVDALKYKEHVEQARNLSRRGNAWQACHKLMAAERLWRGSLMEGFDVPEECLDKQQAFEELRFEQIELMSGLSDPLCRGIDLEALLLSGLRIDPIRESLIKRLMALYRQNQDHVKQKRLLDQYRKSLKEEDFSPEEIAEIIRTLEDERP; this is encoded by the coding sequence GTGACGAAAGAACTGATGACTACTCAGCCTCCGACATTCCATCTGCTCGTGGTCGATGATAATCCGACCAACCTTGAATTGATGGCACGTATCGTTGAAAACCATCTGCCCGAGGTGCGCTGCTTCAAGGCTGCGAACGGCGAAGAGGCTTTTTCACTGCTCGCAGTGGAGCGGATTGACGGGGCCTTTGTCGATGTCCAGATGCCCGGGATCAGCGGGTTCGAGATGTGTCGCCGGCTTAAATCCGACCACCAAACCGCTCATATCCCGGTCGTGCTTCTGACCGCTCATATCGCCACACCCCAAAGTCGGGCCGAGGGACTCGATGCTGGTGCGCAGGATTTCATTTCGCAACCGGTCAGCAATATCGAAATGCTGGCGAGGATCCGCGTGATGCTGCGCCTGCAGCGTGAACATGTCTGTTTGTCCAGTCAGAACCAGCAATTGCGACAGACCCTCAAAAGCAACGTCGCGGCGCTTCGCTGGCTGACCGGTCTGGTCGATGTCGGAAGCAGCGCGACTCTTGAGCCTGAGCTGCTCGAGAACCTGGCCACGAGGCTTGATGGCGCGCAAGAACCGACTCCCGATCAGTTTGCCAGCTGGCTGCTGCCGGAGCTGCCGCATGGCTGGCAATCGGCGCTGCTGAAATTGGCGCTGCTCGAATCCATCCCCCTTGAACTGGCGCGGCGTCTGACCCCCCTTGGCGAGGTCGAGGAAATTCTCGATTATCTCTGGCGGCATAACTACCATGTCGAAACCGTCGCCGGGGGCTACCGCTTCGATGAACAGCTGCAGGGCTATCTGCGGGCGCAGGCGAAAGTCCTGTTGAATGAAAATGAACACCTCGAGGTTCATCATACGGCGGCTGGCTGGTACCAGGAAAAAGCCGATTTATGGGGCGCACTCCGGCATCTGCTTCTGGGTCAGCTGTATCAGGAGGTTGAACTTCTCCTGAGTCAGACCGGGCTGTTGTTGCCCTTGACCGCTCCGCAGAACGTTGCTGAACTGCTGGAGCTGGTGCCGGAAGCATTGGCCGCCAGGCTGGGCTGGTTTTCGCTGTTTGTGGGGAGCTGTAAATTTGGCAATGCGCCCGGGGAGATTGATAACTGGTTCGAACTGGCGCGTGCCCGTTTTGTTGCGGCCGGTGATCGGCGGGGAGAATTACTGGCCTTGTCCCAGCAAGTCCGTCAGTATCTGTTTCTTGATGGCCGTTTTGCCTACGGGAAGGAAATTTTGCCGCGGCTGGAAGAGTTGCTGGCGGAACAGCAGGATCTTGATCCGGTCAATCAGTCGATGGTCCTCTATGCCTTGTCCCTCGGGAAATGTTTTTTTTCCGGAGATTTGGCCAAGGGTGAGATCTACGCGCGTTCCTGTCTGCAGGTGGCCCAGCGCAGCGGCCAGCCAGATCTTGAGCTGGATGGCCGGATTGCATGTGGCTATCTGGCACTGTTGCAGGGGAGCTGCGTTGTGGCCTTCTCGGAAGTGGAGAATGCCTGGCAATTATGCGCAGACGGTGCCAATGGTTCGGTGTTCTTCTACCTTATGGCGGCCAATCTGCTGTTGCACACCGGTGACGTAGGCGGCTATCGAGAACAGCGCCGCCAACTGACGGAACGTTTCAGTCGCAAGTCGCTGCAACAAGGGATCCTGGGGGCTGTGCTGTATCTTTTGGATGTCGAAGCCATGCTGTTTGAAGGGGATGCGATTGCGGCCGCCGAAATGATCCGCATCGGTTGGGTCGAAGGGGTGGCCACCCAGAATCCTCACTTGCACAGCTGGTTTTTGCAGTTTCGGGCTTTGTTGCATGCCAGGGCAGGGCGCAAAGAAGAGGCGCGCCTGGATCTGAAGACCTCACGCAGGTTGCGCGAAGAGGCCGGCGGCGGGGTGCATATCCTGACCAATCTGCTGGTTTGTGCCGAAACCCTGCTGGAGCTCGATGAACTCCCCGAGGCTCAAGAGTTGTTGCAGAGAGCCCTCGAGCTCTCACGTCGGAGTGGCGATCTGCTGGTTCGACCCGGCATCCACGTCGTCTTTGCCCGGTTCTATCAGCGTCAGGCCGACACGGCCAGGGCGCTTGAGCAGCTACGTGAGTTTTTGGCGCTGTTGGGGTCCCGGCATCAGAACTGCGGGTTCTTTTTAACCCCGGAACTGTTTGATATTCTGCCCCTGGCAGTCGAGAATGATGTCCTCCCCGAGATAGCACAGCGTCTCTCGGCGGAATATCTCGGACGAGATATCCATGATGACGGGTCGCAGGTCCCGCATCTCCGCATCTTTCTGCTTGGTCCCTTTCTCATGCGGGTCGCCAGCCGTCAATGGCTTGAAGGCAGCAGTCTCGGTGCCACCGGGCGTCATCTCCTCGGGCTGCTGATTTTTGCGCCGGGGCACCAGATGTCCATCGACACACTCAGTGGTAAAATCTGGCCGGAAAGTTCACCCAGCAGGGCCCGACAGAACTTTGACAGTACCATGTTGCGGATGCGCAAATTTCTTGATGACACCTGGGGCAGCGGGTCTGCACGCTGCTATCTGGTGGTCGAGAGAGGAATATTGTTTTTGCGTCATCTGGATGTAGACGCTTTGAAATACAAGGAGCACGTTGAACAGGCGCGAAACCTCTCGCGGCGCGGCAACGCCTGGCAGGCCTGTCATAAACTCATGGCTGCTGAGCGCCTCTGGCGGGGTAGTCTGATGGAGGGTTTCGATGTGCCCGAAGAATGTCTGGACAAACAGCAAGCCTTTGAAGAGCTGCGCTTTGAGCAGATCGAACTTATGTCCGGTCTGAGTGATCCTCTCTGCCGGGGGATTGATCTCGAAGCTCTTCTGCTGAGTGGTTTACGTATTGACCCGATCCGGGAATCTTTGATCAAGCGTTTGATGGCTCTCTATCGTCAAAATCAGGACCATGTTAAGCAGAAGCGGTTGCTGGATCAGTATCGCAAGTCGTTGAAGGAGGAAGATTTCTCCCCTGAAGAGATCGCGGAGATTATCCGCACTCTGGAGGATGAACGGCCTTAA
- a CDS encoding ATP-dependent helicase, with amino-acid sequence MSDLLSGLNPQQREAVTHINGPMLILAGAGSGKTRTLIHRVAWLIREQGIAPWQILAVTFTNKAAGEMRERLARILPETEPPWVATFHASCVRILRQEITALGYGRDFIIYDDQDQQRLLKLVLTELGIGEKSLRPSAAAHAIDQAKNRGQRPADLADDEDQGLVEIYRRYQQRLKQANAVDFGDLILLTVQLFDEHPEILQRWQARFRHILVDEFQDTNGIQYRLIHMLARPHGNLCVVGDDDQSIYAWRGAEITNILNFERDYVGTKTIRLEQNYRSTSRILAAAGGVVEQNRERKGKTLWTDNPEGALVRIEACGDDLEEARFVANEIERLQSSGRSLREIAVFYRTNAQSRPLEEALTFARIPYVMFGGVKFFTRMEIKDALCYLRLLLNPADSVAAQRIINVPARGIGKTTVDKVIALQGDERSFFAACRLALAEGTLGAAASRKLKVFVDLVDDFSKRLERLPYPQLTAELLEESGYLPVLREEAQGALTEGQRQEAQGRLENLEQLLAGMEEHRGRSGSLQDYLEEIALVTDLDRNDSSLERATLMTLHAAKGLEFPVVFVTGMEDGLFPHSRAGGEDIEEERRLCYVGMTRAMEQLYLTHARRRRIYGSYQYNPPSRFLAEIPVAVLAGTLKPEVSSQHNLAGLFSGVQTGSLEATGPEEAGESFDEVKVVPEAEEGLRLGLRVRHIKFGVGTVRRIEGVGENQKVIVYFNSVGAKKLLLRFAGLEPA; translated from the coding sequence ATGAGTGATCTGCTCAGCGGGTTGAACCCTCAACAGCGCGAGGCGGTCACCCACATCAATGGGCCCATGCTGATTCTGGCAGGCGCCGGTTCGGGCAAGACGCGCACCCTGATTCACCGGGTCGCCTGGTTGATCCGCGAGCAGGGGATCGCGCCCTGGCAGATTCTGGCGGTGACCTTTACCAATAAGGCCGCCGGCGAGATGCGTGAACGTCTGGCACGTATTCTGCCTGAGACCGAGCCGCCCTGGGTGGCGACTTTTCATGCCAGTTGTGTGCGTATTTTACGTCAGGAGATTACGGCTCTCGGTTATGGCCGCGACTTTATCATCTATGATGACCAGGACCAGCAGCGCCTGCTCAAGCTGGTGCTGACCGAACTGGGGATCGGTGAAAAAAGTCTGCGGCCTTCCGCGGCGGCCCACGCCATCGATCAGGCCAAAAATCGCGGGCAGCGACCGGCGGATCTGGCCGACGATGAAGATCAGGGTCTGGTCGAGATCTATCGCCGCTACCAGCAGCGGCTCAAGCAGGCCAACGCCGTCGATTTCGGTGATCTGATTTTGCTAACGGTCCAGTTGTTTGACGAGCATCCAGAGATCCTGCAGCGCTGGCAAGCGCGGTTTCGACACATCCTTGTTGATGAATTTCAGGATACCAACGGCATTCAATATCGTCTGATCCATATGCTTGCCCGTCCTCATGGCAACTTGTGCGTCGTCGGTGATGATGACCAGTCGATCTACGCCTGGCGCGGGGCCGAGATCACTAATATTCTCAACTTCGAACGTGATTATGTCGGTACCAAGACCATCCGCCTGGAACAGAACTATCGCTCCACCAGCAGAATTCTTGCTGCTGCCGGTGGCGTCGTCGAACAGAACCGCGAGCGTAAAGGCAAGACCCTCTGGACTGATAACCCCGAAGGCGCTCTGGTGCGCATTGAAGCCTGCGGTGACGATCTCGAAGAGGCGCGGTTTGTCGCAAACGAGATCGAGCGGCTGCAAAGCAGCGGGCGAAGCTTGCGCGAAATTGCGGTCTTTTATCGCACCAACGCCCAGTCCCGCCCCCTCGAGGAGGCACTCACCTTCGCCCGCATCCCCTATGTCATGTTCGGTGGGGTCAAGTTTTTCACCCGCATGGAGATCAAGGACGCACTTTGTTATCTGCGGCTGCTGCTCAACCCGGCCGATTCGGTCGCCGCGCAACGCATCATCAATGTCCCGGCGCGTGGCATCGGCAAGACGACGGTCGACAAGGTTATAGCGCTGCAGGGGGATGAGCGGAGTTTTTTCGCCGCCTGTCGGTTAGCGCTGGCTGAGGGCACTCTTGGTGCGGCCGCCAGTCGCAAGCTCAAGGTGTTTGTCGATTTAGTCGATGACTTCAGCAAGCGGCTTGAACGTCTGCCTTACCCGCAGCTCACCGCAGAGCTGCTCGAAGAGAGTGGTTATCTGCCGGTCCTGCGTGAAGAGGCGCAGGGCGCCCTGACCGAGGGTCAGCGCCAGGAAGCGCAGGGACGCCTCGAAAATCTCGAGCAACTGCTCGCCGGGATGGAGGAGCACCGGGGCCGCTCCGGAAGCCTGCAGGATTATCTCGAAGAGATCGCGCTGGTGACCGATCTTGATCGCAACGACAGCAGCCTCGAGCGCGCGACCCTCATGACCCTGCATGCCGCCAAAGGGCTCGAGTTTCCAGTGGTATTTGTCACCGGCATGGAGGACGGCCTCTTCCCTCACAGCCGAGCAGGAGGTGAGGATATCGAGGAAGAGCGGCGGCTCTGTTATGTAGGGATGACGCGCGCCATGGAGCAGCTTTATCTGACCCATGCACGTCGCCGCCGCATTTACGGCAGCTATCAGTACAACCCGCCGAGCCGTTTTCTGGCCGAGATTCCGGTCGCAGTCCTGGCCGGAACGCTGAAACCGGAGGTCAGCAGTCAACATAATCTCGCCGGGCTCTTTAGCGGAGTACAAACCGGGTCGCTTGAAGCGACCGGGCCCGAGGAGGCCGGCGAATCCTTTGACGAGGTTAAGGTCGTCCCCGAGGCCGAGGAGGGGTTGCGCCTGGGACTGCGCGTGCGGCACATCAAGTTCGGGGTCGGAACCGTGCGCCGCATTGAAGGTGTTGGTGAAAATCAGAAGGTGATCGTTTATTTCAACTCAGTGGGAGCGAAGAAGCTGCTCCTGCGGTTTGCCGGGCTCGAGCCGGCGTGA
- a CDS encoding chloride channel protein yields the protein MFKPSVRNFISFRNPFSRRIRHLNRKFLRHFQVSENTFMVGLAVVIGVLAGLGNYAFRKTIELIHFLIVTQGEQLLHIDPDHWSTARLLTFVFPALGGLLLVPLWFYFSKDLKGGFAGFLVKVNLKGAKLPFRPLFTRGLAAAITLGAGGSAGQEGPIAVIGGTIGSQFGMLFKMGGDRLKVLVACGAAAGVAATFNAPIAGVFFAAEIVLLSSFELASFTSIVIASGMATVVSRALLGNATELGAPAYLMQSPWELLLYLVLGSIIGLLASGFIELHFRIKDGIESLRLHRLAKPIMGGLAVGMIGVGLPQVYGNGYEFISTVLAGHQPLLLLALILVKAVATSITINSGMPGGMFAPCLYLGAVTGGAFGLICAQLFPALHLAPGAYALVGMGAFLSAATHSPMTAIFLLFEITDSYEVIIPIMIACVIGTSIARHFKTENLETAELVREGIDLEAGKERNIMKALRVDAVMAKNVEAISESMTLGEFAHFIASTHHTNFPLVNSEGELTGIISVQDFMGVVFEPELMDLVVVKELATLDVITAHADEDLDTAMRKIGYRNIEQLPVVDRETHSHLIGIISRHDMVSAYNRALMARTLGEEDE from the coding sequence TTGTTTAAGCCTTCAGTGCGTAACTTTATTTCTTTTAGAAACCCCTTTTCTCGAAGAATCCGACATCTTAACCGAAAGTTCTTACGTCATTTCCAGGTCAGTGAAAACACCTTTATGGTGGGGCTGGCGGTGGTTATTGGCGTGCTGGCGGGCCTGGGTAACTACGCCTTTCGCAAAACCATTGAGCTGATTCATTTTCTCATCGTGACGCAGGGGGAGCAGCTGCTGCACATCGACCCGGATCACTGGTCGACGGCGCGGCTGTTGACCTTTGTCTTCCCGGCGCTCGGTGGGCTGTTGCTGGTCCCGCTCTGGTTCTACTTCAGTAAGGATCTAAAAGGCGGGTTCGCCGGATTTCTGGTCAAGGTCAACCTGAAAGGCGCCAAGTTGCCCTTCAGACCCCTGTTTACTCGAGGTCTGGCGGCGGCAATTACCCTGGGGGCCGGGGGGAGTGCCGGGCAGGAAGGTCCGATCGCCGTGATCGGCGGGACCATCGGCAGCCAGTTCGGGATGCTGTTCAAAATGGGCGGGGATCGGCTCAAGGTGCTGGTCGCCTGCGGCGCCGCCGCCGGGGTCGCCGCGACCTTTAATGCGCCGATCGCCGGGGTCTTTTTTGCCGCCGAAATCGTGCTGCTCTCCTCCTTTGAGCTCGCCAGTTTTACCTCCATCGTAATCGCCAGTGGAATGGCAACCGTCGTCTCGCGGGCGCTGCTCGGCAACGCCACCGAACTGGGCGCACCAGCCTACCTGATGCAAAGCCCCTGGGAGCTGCTGCTCTATCTGGTTCTCGGCTCGATCATCGGCTTATTGGCCAGCGGGTTTATCGAACTGCATTTTCGCATCAAGGACGGCATCGAATCCCTGCGTCTGCATCGCTTGGCCAAGCCGATTATGGGGGGCCTGGCCGTCGGTATGATCGGGGTCGGACTCCCGCAGGTCTATGGCAACGGCTATGAATTCATCAGTACGGTTCTCGCCGGGCATCAACCCTTGCTGCTGCTGGCGCTGATTCTGGTCAAGGCGGTGGCGACCTCGATCACCATCAACTCCGGGATGCCGGGCGGGATGTTTGCCCCCTGTCTCTATCTGGGTGCGGTCACCGGCGGCGCTTTCGGTCTGATCTGTGCGCAACTCTTTCCGGCCTTGCATCTGGCTCCCGGCGCCTATGCGCTGGTCGGCATGGGCGCTTTTCTGTCGGCCGCCACTCATTCACCGATGACCGCCATCTTTCTGCTGTTTGAGATCACCGATTCTTATGAGGTTATTATTCCGATCATGATCGCTTGTGTGATCGGCACCTCCATCGCCCGCCACTTCAAGACGGAGAATCTTGAAACCGCTGAGCTGGTGCGTGAGGGGATCGATCTCGAGGCCGGCAAGGAACGCAACATCATGAAGGCCTTGCGCGTCGACGCAGTGATGGCCAAAAATGTTGAAGCGATATCTGAGAGTATGACTCTCGGCGAGTTTGCTCACTTCATCGCCAGCACTCATCACACCAATTTTCCCCTCGTCAATTCGGAAGGGGAACTGACCGGGATCATTTCGGTGCAGGATTTCATGGGGGTGGTGTTCGAACCGGAACTGATGGATCTGGTTGTGGTCAAGGAACTGGCGACCCTCGATGTCATCACGGCGCATGCCGATGAGGATCTCGATACGGCCATGCGCAAGATCGGCTACCGCAATATCGAACAGCTACCGGTGGTGGATCGTGAAACCCACTCCCATTTGATCGGGATCATTTCGCGACATGATATGGTCTCGGCCTACAATCGTGCCCTGATGGCGCGGACCCTGGGGGAAGAGGATGAGTGA
- a CDS encoding HlyD family type I secretion periplasmic adaptor subunit, whose product MFKFKPADDRHEFKPLLVEIEERPLNPLGRAVFWIVIGAIFFTCLWMFFGEVDIVVSARGKVIPAGEVKTLQPLNAGVVRSILIQPGDYVTKGQILMEIDPSDVDPELASMQADLKQAQLEIVRINALLENRAFAIDDTQYDAEVLRVQQQLYLAEQARLRKQIQVKREGLVQLDERLAAEGKKAEQTGYLFDRSSEKLERLRQVKNIISRDEFERSEAEMTQYQSDLKAASYRVAELEALKMQTHQEIAAIEAEDRHRLLTDLAEKKQRYLYLHSRIEKALFVSTRQQLSAPVDGYVSQLLFHTIGGVVAPGEKLAYIVPSHSPLLIKALLPNQDAGFVAENMLASIKVDTFSFQKYGIIEGKVIQVSKDSLEDQRLGLVYELYIAPDKNTLMIDGVETPITVGMSVTSEVKVGKRRIIEFFLYPLIKYLDEGVSLI is encoded by the coding sequence ATGTTTAAATTCAAGCCCGCAGATGATCGTCATGAATTCAAGCCACTTCTGGTTGAAATTGAGGAGCGGCCTCTCAATCCTCTGGGTCGTGCCGTTTTCTGGATTGTGATTGGCGCTATCTTCTTTACCTGCCTCTGGATGTTCTTCGGCGAGGTCGACATCGTTGTCTCCGCCCGAGGGAAGGTTATCCCCGCTGGCGAAGTAAAAACCTTGCAGCCGCTGAATGCCGGGGTGGTACGCAGTATCCTGATTCAGCCGGGGGATTATGTTACTAAGGGGCAGATTTTGATGGAGATCGATCCTTCGGATGTCGACCCTGAACTGGCCTCAATGCAGGCCGATCTGAAACAGGCGCAACTCGAGATCGTGCGGATTAACGCACTTCTTGAAAACCGCGCGTTTGCGATTGACGACACGCAATATGATGCCGAGGTCCTGCGCGTGCAGCAGCAACTCTATCTAGCGGAACAAGCGCGATTAAGAAAACAGATCCAGGTCAAGCGGGAAGGCCTGGTGCAGCTTGATGAACGACTGGCAGCAGAGGGCAAAAAGGCCGAGCAGACTGGTTATCTGTTCGACAGGTCATCAGAAAAGCTTGAGCGGCTGCGGCAGGTTAAAAATATTATCAGCCGGGATGAATTCGAGCGCAGCGAAGCTGAAATGACCCAGTACCAGAGCGATCTCAAAGCCGCGTCATATCGGGTCGCTGAGCTGGAGGCCCTGAAGATGCAGACTCATCAGGAGATCGCCGCTATTGAAGCAGAAGACCGTCACCGGCTGCTCACAGATCTGGCCGAGAAGAAGCAGCGCTACCTCTATCTGCACTCCCGGATTGAAAAGGCCCTGTTTGTGAGTACCCGCCAGCAGCTCTCCGCGCCGGTTGATGGCTATGTCTCGCAGCTGCTGTTCCATACCATCGGCGGCGTGGTGGCTCCGGGCGAGAAGCTTGCATACATCGTCCCGAGTCATTCGCCTCTGCTGATCAAGGCCCTGCTGCCGAATCAGGACGCCGGTTTTGTCGCCGAAAATATGCTGGCTTCGATCAAGGTTGATACCTTCAGTTTCCAGAAGTACGGCATCATTGAGGGCAAGGTCATTCAGGTTTCAAAGGACAGCCTTGAAGACCAGAGGCTGGGGTTGGTCTATGAACTCTATATCGCCCCGGACAAAAATACCCTGATGATTGATGGGGTCGAGACGCCTATTACGGTGGGCATGAGCGTGACCTCGGAGGTGAAGGTGGGGAAGCGGCGCATCATCGAGTTTTTTCTCTACCCCTTGATTAAATATCTGGATGAGGGGGTCAGTCTGATCTGA
- a CDS encoding peptidase domain-containing ABC transporter — protein MNSALLAFDLVARINRIDVDIRSVAREFSLQALVTPDELLRIAQRFDFKAKLKNLTVAKLADAYPLPAIAVGADGQYAVLLKKNKDTGKCLLFDPATKKTVERTTAEVETAYAQFIILRHKKINSQVVFGFKWFLQEIITFKRIIGEVLLGSFVVQLFGLVTPLFTQVILDKVIVHRSLTTLDVLAVAFLAIASFELLLNIARNYIFIHTAHKLDVKLGAKLFRHLLALPFRYFESRKVGNIAARVRELDTIREFITNKAVSVIIDLFFSCVFVAVMLLYSVKLTLVVLGFVSVIALLYLIITPELRRRLERKFQMAASSNSYLVESVTGVQTVKSLAVEGTMQNRWEDHLGRYVSSSFNLANMSNISGAISGTLRRLMTITVLYLGVKAVLQGDLTIGQLIAFQMFSAQFAGPVLRLVNLWNEFQQALLSVDRLGDILNHPTELTTEKAITLPELKGEVKLDQVSFKYAPDGPLVLDGLSVSIRAGTSVGIVGRSGSGKSTLAKLLQRLYLPSEGSIYIDEIDARHLNPYWLRFNIGVVLQENYLFSGTIRDNIALSKPDAPMELILQAARIAGAHEFVAQLPGGYDTEVSERGSSLSGGQRQRIAIARALITNPRLLIFDEATSALDYESERIIQQNMQSIKKGRTTIIIAHRLATIKDCDLILVLDKGRLVESGSHEQLLAQRGYYHNLSSQQG, from the coding sequence ATGAATTCTGCTCTGCTCGCGTTTGATCTGGTCGCACGGATCAACCGGATCGATGTTGATATCCGGTCCGTCGCCCGTGAATTCAGTTTGCAAGCATTAGTGACCCCGGATGAATTGTTGCGGATCGCCCAGCGCTTTGATTTTAAGGCGAAACTGAAAAACCTGACGGTCGCCAAGCTGGCTGACGCTTACCCCTTGCCTGCCATTGCCGTTGGTGCTGATGGTCAGTATGCGGTCTTGCTCAAGAAGAACAAGGACACCGGAAAATGTTTACTGTTCGATCCGGCGACGAAGAAGACCGTCGAAAGAACAACCGCAGAGGTCGAAACGGCCTACGCCCAATTCATCATTTTGCGGCACAAGAAGATCAATTCTCAGGTGGTGTTCGGTTTCAAGTGGTTTTTGCAGGAGATCATCACGTTTAAACGGATCATCGGCGAGGTGCTGCTCGGTTCCTTCGTGGTGCAGCTCTTCGGCCTGGTGACGCCGCTCTTCACCCAGGTCATCCTCGACAAGGTCATTGTCCACCGCAGCCTGACCACGCTCGACGTCCTGGCTGTCGCCTTTCTGGCGATTGCCAGTTTCGAACTGCTGCTGAATATCGCGCGGAACTATATTTTTATCCATACTGCGCACAAATTGGACGTCAAGCTCGGCGCAAAACTCTTCAGGCACCTGCTGGCACTCCCCTTTCGCTACTTTGAATCGCGCAAGGTCGGCAATATCGCTGCCCGGGTCAGGGAGCTGGACACCATCCGCGAGTTTATTACCAACAAGGCGGTCAGCGTAATTATCGACCTGTTCTTCTCCTGCGTTTTTGTCGCGGTGATGCTCTTGTACAGCGTCAAGCTGACTCTGGTGGTCCTTGGGTTTGTCTCGGTGATCGCGCTGCTCTACCTGATCATTACTCCGGAATTACGGCGTCGCCTGGAGCGTAAGTTTCAGATGGCCGCTTCCTCCAACTCCTATCTGGTCGAGTCGGTGACAGGCGTCCAAACGGTCAAGTCGCTGGCGGTGGAAGGGACCATGCAGAACCGCTGGGAAGATCATCTGGGACGTTATGTTAGTTCAAGTTTCAATCTGGCGAACATGTCGAATATCTCCGGGGCAATTTCCGGGACCTTGCGCCGTCTGATGACCATCACGGTCCTCTATCTTGGGGTCAAGGCGGTGCTGCAGGGAGATCTGACCATCGGTCAGTTGATCGCCTTTCAGATGTTCTCCGCGCAGTTTGCCGGTCCGGTGTTGCGGCTGGTCAACCTGTGGAACGAATTCCAGCAGGCCCTGCTCTCCGTTGACCGGCTGGGGGACATTCTCAACCATCCGACGGAACTGACCACCGAAAAGGCGATTACCCTGCCAGAGCTCAAAGGGGAGGTGAAGCTCGATCAGGTCTCATTCAAATACGCGCCAGATGGGCCGCTGGTTCTGGACGGGCTGTCCGTTTCGATCAGGGCGGGAACGAGTGTCGGGATTGTCGGGCGCAGCGGGAGTGGCAAAAGTACCCTGGCGAAACTGCTGCAGCGGCTTTACCTCCCAAGCGAAGGGTCGATCTATATTGATGAGATCGACGCCCGGCACCTGAACCCGTACTGGTTGCGCTTCAATATCGGGGTGGTGTTGCAGGAGAACTACCTGTTTAGCGGCACTATTCGCGACAATATCGCCCTGTCGAAGCCGGATGCCCCGATGGAGCTGATTCTGCAGGCGGCCCGGATTGCCGGTGCCCATGAATTCGTCGCGCAATTGCCGGGCGGGTATGACACCGAAGTCAGCGAGCGTGGTTCGTCATTGTCGGGCGGTCAGCGGCAACGGATCGCTATTGCCAGGGCGTTGATTACCAATCCACGGCTGTTGATCTTTGATGAGGCGACCTCGGCCCTCGATTATGAGTCGGAGCGGATCATCCAGCAGAATATGCAGTCGATCAAGAAGGGGCGCACCACGATCATCATTGCCCATCGCCTGGCGACCATCAAGGACTGCGACCTGATTCTGGTGCTCGACAAGGGGCGCCTGGTTGAATCCGGCAGCCATGAGCAGTTGCTCGCTCAACGTGGCTATTACCATAACCTCTCAAGTCAGCAGGGTTGA